A single region of the Clostridia bacterium genome encodes:
- a CDS encoding bifunctional homocysteine S-methyltransferase/methylenetetrahydrofolate reductase, with product IGPIPYKDIDISQEYIDIADIFLDLGADKFLFETMPEFNILKPVLKHIKAKKPNSFIIVSFAAGLDGYTKAGHYYKQLLDIAQDEDAVDAIGLNCLCGPAHILQLIKDYSTKKPMSVMPNSGYPESIGNRLIYIDNAEYFATKLLELRQNGIKILGGCCGTTPQHIKKSRLMLNDFSHENIVDVAVKNPSVDQKPVNQNAFFDKLKQKKYPIAIELRAPVDTNADYLIYGAENLKINGADIITIADSPLSRTRADSFIISSKIARDVNIDVLPHLTCRDKNIISIKAALLGLNIEGVNNVFVITGDPIIATDRSNIKGVFDFNSIGLIKYIDSLNQTVFNTNPFLIGAALNTNVVNFDLELNRAKQKIQAGAKFFLTQPILTQEGIERVKRAKDCLNTYILAGIIPPISYKNAIFLNNEVSGISIPEELIEELKNNPQNEAQVSLNFSMKIIEQLKDVSDGLYIISQSKKVSLVNSILKAVKSFKKI from the coding sequence CATTGGACCTATACCTTATAAAGATATAGATATAAGCCAAGAATATATTGATATCGCTGACATTTTTTTGGATTTGGGCGCAGATAAATTCTTGTTTGAAACCATGCCCGAATTCAATATTTTAAAACCCGTTTTAAAGCATATCAAAGCCAAAAAGCCTAATAGTTTTATTATTGTATCTTTTGCTGCCGGTCTTGACGGCTATACAAAAGCAGGGCATTACTACAAACAGCTTTTGGACATCGCTCAAGACGAAGATGCCGTTGATGCGATCGGGCTTAATTGTCTTTGTGGTCCTGCTCATATTTTGCAGCTTATAAAAGATTATTCGACTAAAAAACCTATGAGTGTTATGCCCAATTCGGGGTATCCTGAATCAATAGGAAACAGGCTGATATATATAGATAATGCCGAGTATTTTGCAACCAAATTATTAGAATTAAGACAAAACGGTATAAAGATTTTGGGCGGATGTTGCGGAACGACGCCGCAGCATATCAAAAAAAGCAGATTGATGCTAAATGATTTCAGCCATGAAAATATAGTTGATGTCGCTGTAAAAAATCCTAGCGTTGATCAAAAGCCAGTAAATCAAAACGCTTTTTTTGATAAATTAAAGCAAAAAAAATATCCGATTGCAATTGAATTGAGAGCGCCAGTTGATACCAATGCAGATTATTTGATTTATGGGGCAGAAAACCTGAAGATTAACGGCGCTGATATAATAACCATTGCAGACAGTCCGCTTTCACGCACGCGTGCAGATAGCTTTATAATAAGTTCAAAAATAGCACGAGATGTTAATATTGATGTTTTGCCGCATTTGACATGCCGCGACAAAAATATAATTTCGATAAAAGCTGCTTTATTAGGGCTTAATATCGAGGGTGTCAACAATGTCTTTGTAATCACAGGAGATCCGATTATAGCAACCGATCGCAGCAATATTAAGGGCGTTTTTGATTTTAACTCTATAGGGTTAATTAAATATATTGACAGCCTTAATCAAACTGTCTTTAACACAAATCCTTTTTTGATTGGAGCTGCGCTTAATACAAATGTTGTTAATTTTGATCTTGAACTAAACCGTGCAAAGCAAAAAATACAGGCAGGAGCAAAATTCTTTTTAACTCAACCTATATTGACTCAAGAGGGTATAGAAAGAGTAAAAAGAGCCAAAGATTGTTTGAATACATATATCTTAGCAGGCATAATTCCGCCCATAAGCTACAAAAACGCTATTTTTTTGAATAACGAAGTAAGCGGTATTTCTATACCTGAAGAATTAATTGAAGAACTCAAAAACAATCCTCAAAACGAAGCACAGGTTTCTTTAAATTTTTCTATGAAAATAATTGAACAGCTAAAAGACGTTTCTGACGGATTATACATTATAAGCCAAAGCAAAAAAGTATCTTTGGTTAACAGTATTCTAAAAGCTGTAAAATCTTTTAAAAAAATATAA
- a CDS encoding Tex family protein: protein MDIKATLSAELGISPVHTANIIELLDQGNTVPFIARYRKEMTGACDDQKLREFADRLDYLRKFEARKDVIIESLKEQNVYTDELGKALEDAKTLTELEDIYRPFKPKKKTRATVAAAKGLTPLADLIFEQNPDQTDINKEAQKYINEEKGVNSVEEAIAGALDIICEKMSDNAALRKTLRELIYEKGNIATTLVSEEKAESERRAVYEMYKDYKEPVKTIPSHRILAINRGEKEGCLNVVIELDETISQNTMYKFFVKEAPTSELVKAAADDAYKRLIKPSLDSEIRNELFEKASEQAIKMFETNLRPLIMQPTIKNKITMGIDPAYRTGCKIAVVDGYGKFLDKAVVYPTPPQNKIEEAKEKLKELIKKHNVQLLSIGNGTASKETEIFVADLIKEIPEYHLSYAVVNEAGASVYSASKLGAEEFPDLEPAHRSAISIARRLQDPMAELVKIEPRSIGVGQYQHDMPPARLDTALKGTVEDCVNRVGVDVNTASYALMSYIAGLNTSIAKNIVSYREENGRFKNRNELLKVPKLGEKTFLQCAGFLRISDGDNILDNTAVHPESYEAAKKLLDMFGLDINDSKSVAKLPELVKIKGEEKVAKECNIGVPTLNDIIQEILKPGRDIRDSLPQPQLRSDIMSIEDLKVGMELTGTVRNVIDFGVFVDIGVHQDGLVHISEIADFYIKHPSDVLSVGEVVKVKVLGVDTAKNRISLTMKGVDNPNIHPVTYEKNTSQNNKNNTNQRNNNFNKKKEISLEESLQLLAQKFNKH, encoded by the coding sequence ATGGACATTAAAGCTACACTTTCGGCTGAATTGGGAATAAGTCCAGTTCATACCGCAAACATTATTGAATTACTCGATCAAGGTAACACTGTTCCGTTTATCGCAAGATACCGCAAAGAGATGACGGGAGCTTGCGACGATCAAAAATTGAGAGAATTTGCAGATAGACTTGATTATCTAAGAAAATTTGAAGCAAGAAAAGATGTTATTATAGAATCATTAAAAGAACAAAATGTTTATACTGATGAATTAGGCAAGGCTTTAGAAGATGCCAAGACTTTGACAGAATTGGAAGACATCTACCGTCCTTTCAAGCCTAAGAAAAAAACTCGTGCAACTGTTGCTGCTGCAAAAGGACTTACACCCCTTGCTGATTTGATTTTTGAACAAAATCCCGACCAGACAGATATCAATAAAGAAGCACAAAAATACATCAATGAAGAAAAAGGGGTTAACAGCGTAGAAGAAGCCATTGCAGGCGCACTTGATATCATTTGTGAAAAAATGTCTGACAATGCTGCCTTGAGAAAGACATTAAGAGAACTTATTTATGAAAAAGGCAATATTGCAACGACTCTTGTTTCGGAAGAAAAAGCCGAAAGCGAACGCCGTGCAGTATATGAGATGTATAAGGATTACAAAGAGCCCGTAAAAACTATTCCTAGCCATAGAATTCTTGCTATTAACCGCGGAGAAAAAGAAGGCTGTCTTAATGTTGTTATCGAATTAGATGAAACTATATCTCAAAATACAATGTATAAGTTTTTTGTAAAAGAAGCTCCTACTTCAGAATTGGTAAAAGCCGCTGCTGATGATGCATACAAAAGACTTATAAAGCCTTCTCTTGATAGCGAAATCAGAAATGAACTGTTTGAAAAAGCGTCTGAACAAGCTATTAAGATGTTTGAAACCAATTTGCGTCCGCTTATTATGCAGCCTACCATAAAAAATAAAATTACTATGGGCATTGACCCTGCTTATCGTACAGGCTGCAAAATTGCAGTAGTAGACGGATATGGAAAGTTTTTGGATAAGGCAGTTGTATATCCTACTCCGCCCCAAAACAAAATAGAAGAAGCAAAAGAAAAGTTAAAAGAACTTATAAAAAAGCACAATGTGCAGTTATTGTCCATAGGTAACGGTACGGCTTCAAAAGAGACAGAAATATTTGTCGCTGACCTTATAAAAGAAATACCTGAATATCATCTTTCTTATGCAGTGGTCAATGAAGCAGGCGCTTCTGTTTATTCTGCTTCCAAGCTAGGAGCCGAAGAATTTCCTGATCTTGAACCTGCACATAGAAGTGCAATAAGCATTGCAAGACGTCTGCAAGACCCTATGGCAGAGCTTGTTAAGATAGAACCCCGTTCTATAGGCGTAGGTCAATATCAGCACGATATGCCGCCTGCAAGACTAGATACTGCCCTAAAAGGCACAGTTGAGGACTGCGTTAACAGAGTAGGCGTTGATGTAAATACTGCAAGCTATGCGCTTATGTCCTATATAGCAGGTCTTAATACTTCTATTGCTAAAAACATAGTAAGCTATCGTGAAGAAAATGGAAGATTTAAAAACCGCAATGAATTGCTCAAAGTGCCTAAACTTGGAGAAAAGACATTTTTGCAGTGCGCAGGGTTCTTGAGAATATCAGACGGCGATAATATTTTAGATAACACTGCTGTTCACCCCGAAAGCTATGAAGCAGCAAAAAAATTATTGGATATGTTTGGTCTTGATATCAACGACTCTAAGTCAGTCGCAAAACTGCCAGAGCTTGTAAAGATAAAAGGCGAAGAGAAAGTAGCAAAAGAATGCAATATCGGTGTTCCTACTCTAAATGATATAATCCAAGAAATTTTAAAACCCGGTAGAGATATAAGAGATTCATTGCCGCAGCCGCAATTAAGAAGCGATATAATGAGTATAGAAGACTTAAAAGTAGGCATGGAATTAACCGGAACGGTACGAAATGTTATCGACTTTGGCGTGTTCGTTGATATAGGCGTGCATCAGGACGGACTTGTTCATATCTCTGAAATTGCAGACTTTTATATCAAACATCCGTCAGATGTGTTGAGTGTAGGCGAAGTTGTAAAGGTAAAAGTTTTGGGCGTGGACACTGCCAAAAACCGTATAAGCCTGACAATGAAAGGCGTTGATAATCCAAACATACACCCTGTAACCTATGAAAAGAATACCAGCCAAAATAATAAAAACAACACCAATCAAAGAAATAATAATTTTAATAAAAAGAAAGAAATATCTTTGGAAGAATCATTACAACTTTTGGCTCAAAAATTTAATAAGCACTAA
- a CDS encoding pyridoxamine kinase, translating to MNSQKRIVAIHDISCFGRCSLTVALPIISAAGIETSVIPTAVLSTHTGGISGFTYRDLTDDILPIVKHWQTLNLEFDAVYTGFLGSFEQIDIISQVFDMLKTEDNLIIVDPVMADNGELYKIFPKDFPKGMKKLCQKADIIIPNLTEAALLLDEPYKNGPYTKDYIESILKKLAGLGCKKVVLTGVYFDDKDLGAAAYDAQTGEISYAFAPKIEGYYHGTGDVFGSALTAALVKNKTLAESIKVAVQFTSKSIERTHQAKTDIRFGVNFEEGLQDLLK from the coding sequence ATGAACTCTCAAAAGCGTATTGTAGCCATACATGATATTTCTTGTTTTGGCAGATGTTCTTTAACCGTTGCGCTTCCCATTATTTCAGCCGCAGGAATTGAAACAAGCGTAATACCTACCGCGGTTTTGTCCACTCATACAGGCGGCATTTCAGGCTTTACTTACAGAGATTTGACTGACGACATTTTGCCTATTGTTAAGCATTGGCAAACACTTAATCTCGAATTTGACGCAGTTTATACAGGCTTTTTGGGTTCTTTTGAACAAATTGATATAATTAGTCAAGTTTTCGATATGTTAAAGACCGAGGATAATCTGATAATAGTCGACCCTGTTATGGCGGATAACGGCGAACTATACAAAATTTTCCCCAAAGATTTTCCAAAAGGTATGAAGAAGTTATGTCAAAAGGCAGATATAATTATTCCCAACTTGACAGAGGCTGCTTTGTTGCTTGACGAGCCTTATAAAAACGGACCTTATACCAAAGATTATATTGAAAGTATTCTTAAAAAGTTGGCAGGTTTAGGTTGCAAAAAAGTTGTGCTAACAGGCGTTTACTTTGATGACAAAGATTTGGGCGCTGCAGCTTATGATGCTCAAACTGGTGAAATAAGCTATGCCTTTGCTCCAAAGATAGAAGGATATTACCATGGCACAGGCGATGTTTTTGGCAGTGCTTTGACCGCCGCTCTCGTAAAAAATAAAACATTGGCAGAGTCAATAAAGGTCGCAGTACAGTTTACCTCAAAAAGCATTGAAAGAACACATCAAGCAAAAACCGATATCCGATTTGGTGTCAATTTTGAAGAAGGATTGCAAGATCTGTTGAAATAA
- a CDS encoding superoxide dismutase family protein, translated as MFFRNYIERAIAVIRGGHHYPNISGEVEFRQLNEGVEVTVRIYNLPPFTREDDLVISPFGFHIHDGNSCDEGTLDNPFPMTGGHYNPENTIHPNHAGDFPVIVPMSDGTAYMRFITDRFRLREVLNKPVVIHQSPDDYRTQPAGNSGLKIACGIITAVR; from the coding sequence ATGTTTTTTAGAAATTACATAGAGCGAGCAATTGCTGTTATCAGAGGAGGACATCATTATCCTAATATAAGCGGAGAGGTAGAGTTCAGGCAGTTAAATGAAGGAGTAGAAGTTACTGTACGTATTTATAATCTTCCGCCGTTTACAAGAGAAGATGATCTGGTTATAAGTCCTTTTGGCTTTCATATTCATGACGGAAATTCGTGCGATGAAGGCACTCTTGACAATCCTTTTCCCATGACGGGAGGGCATTACAATCCCGAAAATACAATACATCCCAACCATGCAGGCGATTTTCCTGTAATTGTACCTATGTCAGACGGAACAGCATATATGAGATTTATAACAGATAGATTTAGATTAAGAGAAGTATTGAATAAACCAGTTGTAATACATCAATCGCCAGATGATTACAGGACACAGCCGGCAGGTAATTCTGGGTTAAAAATTGCTTGCGGAATAATCACAGCAGTAAGATAA